From a single Nicotiana tomentosiformis chromosome 2, ASM39032v3, whole genome shotgun sequence genomic region:
- the LOC104092441 gene encoding E3 ubiquitin-protein ligase RSL1, whose translation MEEQIIHGDGLLVNLANEVKLEEDEDFCSCCEDEEELEEAALKEEEDEVLLVRESCEVDLDEHSIKLFFKGISVAGPGDSGCRISGIGVVMERAESAPPIQIQKKLDFYVEEFVADYLALMDGLLEAVKSKIRKVYAFTDSEILYQQIMHEESLDNPLLMALRQRILDHADVLEAFVLKLVPSTGLAKALDLAKVAIGVVSSHLEGDESTENCPICCEDRLLLMMSTLKCTHKFCSHCMRTYVEGKVQSCQVPIRCPQLKCKYLISATECISFLPLNSYESLVRALEKANALNSDKLYCPYPNCSVLLDPQECLSTRASSSSQSEDSCVECPVCQRFMCVDCRVPWHSSMTCEVYQNLPLEEREAGDITLHRLAQNKRWRRCSQCRRMIELAHGCYHMTCWCGHEFCYSCGAEYRDSQQTCQCAFWDEDYTQDLVTQPSQQFEQWAWDSFESLPMMMDAYSDEERSQLALIQRFLAGGFSLTDHQAYQSPPRCTDSYVDAMKDLHQLPWLERFVSVISDNYYEEHIQ comes from the exons ATGGAAGAACAAATAATTCACGGTGATGGGCTATTGGTGAATTTAGCAAACGAAGTGAAATTAGAAGAAGATGAAGATTTTTGTAGCTGCTGTGAAGATGAGGAGGAGTTGGAGGAAGCAGCTTTGAAGGAAGAAGAGGATGAAGTATTATTAGTAAGGGAAAGTTGTGAGGTAGATCTTGATGAACATTCAATAAAATTGTTTTTTAAGGGGATTTCTGTAGCTGGTCCTGGAGATTCTGGCTGCAGAATATCAGGAATTGGAGTGGTTATGGAGAGGGCAGAAAGTGCTCCTCCTATTCAAATCCAGAAAAAGCTTGATTTTTATGTGGAAGAGTTTGTGGCAGATTATTTGGCTTTGATGGATGGATTGTTGGAAGCTGTGAAAAGCAAGATTAGAAAAGTTTATGCCTTTACTGACTCTGAGATATTATATCAGCAG ATTATGCATGAAGAGAGCCTTGATAATCCGCTTCTCATGGCATTGCGGCAACGGATTCTGGATCATGCTGATGTTCTGGAGGCTTTTGTTCTGAAGCTTGTTCCAAGTACTGGTCTGGCAAAGGCGTTGGACTTGGCGAAAGTAGCAATAGGGGTTGTCTCTTCCCATCTCGAAGGAGATGAATCAACTGAGAATTGTCCAATATGCTGCGAGGATAGACTGTTACTGATGATGAGCACATTAAAATGTACCCACAAATTCTGTTCTCACTGCATGAGAACTTATGTTGAGGGTAAAGTCCAATCTTGTCAAGTCCCCATTAGGTGCCCTCAGCTAAAATGCAAGTACTTAATCTCTGCCACTGAATGTATATCTTTTCTCCCGCTTAACTCCTATGAATCTTTGGTGAGAGCTCTTGAAAAAGCAAATGCTCTCAACTCGGACAAACTTTACTGCCCCTATCCAAATTGTTCTGTTCTTTTGGATCCTCAAGAATGTTTGTCAACTCGGGCTAGTTCATCAAGCCAGTCAGAGGATAGTTGTGTGGAATGCCCAGTTTGTCAGAGGTTCATGTGTGTGGATTGTAGGGTTCCGTGGCATTCTTCAATGACATGTGAAGTCTACCAAAATCTCCCTTTGGAGGAGAGGGAAGCTGGTGACATAACTTTGCATCGCCTGGCACAGAATAAAAGATGGAGGCGCTGTTCACAGTGCCGGAGGATGATTGAGCTTGCACATGGATGCTATCATATGACATGCTG GTGTGGGCATGAATTCTGTTATTCTTGTGGTGCGGAATACAGGGACAGCCAACAGACTTGTCAATGTGCATTCTGGGATGAGGATTATACGCAAGATTTGGTAACTCAACCGTCGCAGCAGTTTGAGCAATGGGCGTGGGACTCATTCGAGTCACTGCCTATGATGATGGATGCATATTCAGATGAAGAGAGATCTCAGCTGGCTTTGATCCAGAGATTTCTTGCTGGTGGATTCAGTCTAACGGACCACCAAGCTTACCAATCCCCGCCACGTTGTACAGATTCTTATGTTGATGCCATGAAGGATCTCCATCAGCTTCCATGGCTAGAACGATTTGTGTCTGTGATAAGCGACAATTACTACGAAGAACATATCCAGTGA